A single window of Archangium gephyra DNA harbors:
- a CDS encoding FAD-binding oxidoreductase, with protein MSVDLLRELAAVLPPEALVTDPDVLESHRRDQAGWALAGVPRVLVRPGSTTEVQAVLRVASAHRVPVVPRGAGSGLSGGANAVDGCIVLSLTRMNRILELDRRGLYAVVQPGVINGALKSAAAELGLWYAPDPASWEFSTLGGNLATNAGGLCCVKYGVTGDAVLGLEAVLADGSVVRTGGRMVKNVAGYDLTRLFVGSEGTLGIITEATLKLRPRPPRATTLVASFPTLVGAGAAVTEIMAELRPSLLELMDRTTVRAVEAARPMGLDVNAAALLLARSDAGGEQGVAESTRMAAICEAVGATFVAHSSDEAEGELLMGARRFAFPALERQGSTLLDDVGVPLSRIPDLLAEVERIAGQRGVLIGTFGHAGDGNMHPTIVFDPNDPDAVARARAAFDDILHAVLELGGTITGEHGVGSLKRPFIARQLGPETHRLHLTIKSAMDPLGILNPGKLL; from the coding sequence ATGAGCGTGGACCTGTTGCGTGAGCTCGCGGCCGTCCTGCCGCCCGAAGCACTCGTCACCGACCCGGATGTGCTCGAGTCTCATCGCCGTGACCAGGCTGGATGGGCTCTGGCGGGTGTCCCTCGGGTCCTCGTGCGTCCTGGCTCGACCACCGAGGTGCAGGCCGTGCTTCGTGTGGCCTCGGCCCACCGAGTCCCCGTCGTCCCGCGTGGGGCGGGCTCGGGACTGTCAGGCGGAGCCAACGCGGTGGACGGGTGCATCGTGCTCTCGCTCACGCGGATGAACCGCATCCTGGAGCTCGACCGGCGAGGCCTGTACGCCGTCGTCCAGCCGGGAGTCATCAACGGCGCGCTGAAGTCGGCCGCGGCGGAGCTGGGGCTCTGGTACGCGCCGGACCCCGCGAGCTGGGAGTTCTCGACCCTCGGCGGCAACCTCGCGACGAATGCCGGCGGCCTGTGCTGCGTGAAGTACGGTGTGACCGGGGATGCGGTGCTCGGGCTCGAGGCCGTCCTGGCGGATGGCTCCGTCGTCCGGACCGGCGGACGCATGGTCAAGAACGTCGCCGGCTATGACCTCACCCGGCTGTTCGTCGGCTCCGAGGGCACGCTCGGCATCATCACCGAGGCCACGCTGAAGCTCCGGCCGCGCCCGCCCCGGGCCACGACCCTGGTGGCCTCGTTCCCGACGCTCGTGGGTGCCGGGGCGGCGGTCACGGAGATCATGGCCGAGCTCCGGCCCTCGCTCCTGGAGTTGATGGACCGCACCACCGTCCGCGCCGTCGAGGCCGCCAGGCCCATGGGCCTGGACGTCAACGCCGCGGCGCTCCTGCTGGCGCGCTCCGATGCCGGGGGAGAGCAGGGCGTGGCGGAGAGCACGCGGATGGCGGCCATCTGCGAGGCCGTCGGAGCGACCTTCGTCGCGCACTCCTCCGACGAGGCCGAGGGTGAGCTGCTGATGGGCGCGCGCCGCTTCGCCTTTCCCGCGCTGGAGCGGCAGGGCTCGACCCTGCTCGATGACGTGGGCGTTCCGCTCTCGCGCATTCCGGACCTGCTCGCGGAGGTCGAGCGCATCGCCGGGCAGCGGGGGGTGCTCATCGGGACGTTCGGGCACGCGGGAGACGGGAACATGCATCCCACGATCGTCTTCGACCCGAACGATCCGGACGCGGTGGCACGGGCCCGGGCGGCGTTCGACGACATCCTGCATGCGGTGCTCGAGCTGGGGGGAACCATCACCGGCGAGCACGGGGTCGGCTCGCTCAAGCGCCCGTTCATCGCCCGGCAGCTCGGTCCCGAGACCCACCGGCTCCACCTGACCATCAAGAGCGCGATGGACCCGCTCGGTATCCTCAATCCCGGCAAGCTGCTCTGA
- a CDS encoding OPT family oligopeptide transporter, with protein MSPSATPSPQQLKLTPEPPHPAAPSAGTQDPERYWLENVYKGAEHQLTVRAVVAGMLIGAVMCLSNLYVILKTGWSLGVTITACVLSFAAFSALRAVGLVKKEVTALENNAVGSVASGAGYMTGGGNMAAVPALLMLTGTLPSAGWLVAWFAVISTMGVFAAIPIKRQLVNVEQLPFPTGTATAETLQALHGHDEGSRGKARYLGLAGLVGAVIAFWREGRASWLAWNLPSKLSLPFTIMGKPAGAWTLSFDLSLLLIGAGALVSFKTGWSMLLGAIFTYGFLAPEMVSRGVIPEVTYKAINGWALWTGASVLVSSGLLSFAFQWRSVAKSFKALSGLFGKNTEEEKDVLADVECPPTWFPLGFLVLGPIVVGLMAYLFQIPWWAGVIALPLSVVMGVIAARVTGETDTTPTKALGPVTQLLYGALLPGNLAANVMSANATGGVGLHSADLLTNLKTGWLLGANPRKQFIGQLFGVLAGAAVVVPAFNLLVPSADVLGTEEFPAPSSLVWAGVSKMLVNGVNSLHTSARIGAVCGLALGVALVLLDRWAPKKAKPFIPSASGLGLSIVIPGASSISFFIGAAIAEVLRRKKAKLAEATVLPVSSGFIAGESLMGIAVAMLKAFGMMPK; from the coding sequence ATGAGCCCGTCCGCCACGCCTTCGCCCCAGCAGCTCAAGCTCACGCCCGAGCCCCCGCACCCGGCGGCGCCCTCCGCCGGCACCCAGGATCCCGAGCGCTACTGGCTCGAGAACGTCTACAAGGGGGCCGAGCACCAGCTCACCGTGCGTGCCGTCGTGGCGGGCATGCTGATTGGCGCGGTGATGTGCCTGTCCAACCTGTACGTCATCCTCAAGACGGGCTGGAGCCTGGGCGTCACCATCACGGCGTGTGTCCTCTCCTTCGCGGCCTTCAGTGCCCTGCGGGCCGTGGGGCTGGTGAAGAAGGAAGTGACGGCGCTGGAGAACAACGCGGTGGGCTCGGTGGCCTCGGGAGCGGGGTACATGACGGGCGGGGGCAACATGGCGGCCGTGCCCGCCCTGCTGATGCTCACCGGGACGCTGCCGTCGGCGGGGTGGCTGGTGGCCTGGTTCGCGGTGATTTCCACCATGGGTGTCTTCGCGGCCATCCCCATCAAACGCCAGCTCGTCAACGTGGAGCAGCTCCCGTTCCCCACGGGCACCGCCACCGCCGAGACGCTCCAGGCGCTTCACGGGCATGACGAGGGATCGCGCGGCAAGGCGCGCTACCTGGGCCTCGCGGGCCTGGTGGGCGCCGTCATCGCGTTCTGGCGGGAGGGCAGGGCCTCGTGGCTGGCGTGGAACCTGCCCTCGAAGCTGAGCCTGCCCTTCACCATCATGGGCAAGCCGGCGGGGGCGTGGACGCTCTCGTTCGATCTGAGCCTGCTGCTGATTGGCGCCGGGGCGCTGGTGAGCTTCAAGACGGGCTGGTCCATGCTGCTGGGCGCCATCTTCACCTACGGCTTCCTCGCTCCGGAGATGGTCAGCCGCGGCGTCATCCCCGAGGTGACGTACAAGGCCATCAATGGCTGGGCGCTGTGGACGGGCGCCTCGGTGCTGGTGTCCTCGGGCCTGCTGTCCTTCGCCTTCCAGTGGCGCAGCGTGGCCAAGTCGTTCAAGGCGCTCTCGGGCCTCTTCGGGAAGAACACCGAGGAGGAGAAGGATGTGCTCGCGGACGTGGAGTGCCCGCCCACCTGGTTCCCCCTGGGCTTCCTGGTGCTGGGCCCCATCGTGGTGGGGCTGATGGCCTACCTCTTCCAGATTCCGTGGTGGGCGGGTGTCATCGCCCTGCCGCTGTCGGTGGTGATGGGCGTCATCGCCGCGCGCGTCACGGGAGAGACGGACACCACGCCGACGAAGGCCCTCGGGCCGGTGACGCAGCTGCTCTACGGAGCCCTCCTGCCCGGAAACCTCGCGGCCAACGTGATGAGCGCCAACGCCACGGGCGGCGTGGGCCTGCACTCGGCGGACCTGCTCACGAACCTCAAGACGGGCTGGCTGCTGGGCGCCAACCCGCGCAAGCAGTTCATCGGGCAGCTCTTCGGCGTGCTGGCCGGGGCGGCGGTGGTGGTGCCCGCCTTCAACCTGCTGGTGCCGAGCGCGGACGTGCTGGGCACCGAGGAGTTCCCCGCGCCGTCCTCGCTGGTGTGGGCGGGCGTGTCGAAGATGCTCGTCAACGGGGTGAACTCGCTGCACACGTCGGCGCGCATCGGCGCGGTGTGCGGCCTGGCGCTGGGTGTGGCGCTGGTGCTGCTGGATCGCTGGGCGCCGAAGAAGGCCAAGCCGTTCATCCCCTCGGCGTCGGGACTGGGGCTGTCCATCGTGATTCCGGGGGCGAGCTCCATCAGCTTCTTCATCGGCGCGGCCATCGCCGAGGTGCTGCGCCGCAAGAAGGCGAAGCTGGCCGAGGCCACGGTGCTCCCGGTGAGCTCCGGCTTCATCGCCGGTGAGAGCCTCATGGGTATCGCCGTGGCGATGCTCAAGGCCTTCGGGATGATGCCCAAGTAG
- a CDS encoding FKBP-type peptidyl-prolyl cis-trans isomerase: protein MKVSKDSVVSLEYRLHLGDGQVVDESEPGQPLAYMHGRGQIVPGLEGQLEGMAAGESKKVVVPPSQGYGEHDPRGLQEVPREMFPPNAQLQPGLTISAQTADGDVIPITIRELKGEKVVVDLNHPMAGKTLHFDITVREVRAATDEEKEHGHAHGPGGAH from the coding sequence ATGAAGGTGTCCAAGGACAGTGTGGTCTCGTTGGAGTACCGGTTGCACCTCGGGGACGGACAGGTGGTCGACGAGAGTGAGCCCGGACAGCCGCTCGCCTACATGCATGGCCGGGGGCAGATCGTCCCGGGCCTGGAGGGCCAGCTGGAGGGCATGGCCGCCGGCGAGTCCAAGAAGGTGGTGGTGCCTCCCTCGCAGGGGTACGGCGAGCATGATCCGCGAGGCCTCCAGGAAGTGCCCCGCGAGATGTTCCCGCCCAATGCCCAGCTCCAGCCGGGCCTGACCATCAGCGCGCAGACGGCGGACGGGGACGTCATCCCCATCACGATTCGCGAGCTGAAGGGGGAGAAGGTGGTGGTGGACCTCAACCACCCGATGGCGGGCAAGACGCTCCATTTCGACATCACCGTGCGTGAAGTGCGCGCGGCCACGGACGAGGAGAAGGAGCACGGCCACGCCCACGGGCCGGGCGGAGCGCACTGA
- a CDS encoding dicarboxylate/amino acid:cation symporter yields the protein MKQHQKMLLGIVIGTVAGIAANLAAGGTPWLEWVVANITGLAGQLFLRLLLMLVVPLLFSALVMGVCELDLKQLGRLGLKTMGYTVVISSIAVLIGLVLVNTLKPGVGLSDEARALAMKGTSVQAAPAPSSTSVPSLIAAMVPSNPLKAAADGDMIALIVFSLIFGLGLALTDTPAARHLRETIQGLHDVMMKLIDGVLKLAPIGVAALLFSMMARLGMGVLMQVASYVGVVLLALGLHMFVVYSLSVRFLGGRNPVAFFRDCRLAIVTAFSTASSSATLPTALKVAEENLKLPRNVSRFVLTAGSAMNQNGTALFEGVTVLFLAQVFGVQLSLPDQAVVMFICVLAGIGTAGVPAGSIPVIAMILGMFKIPPEGLALVLGVDRFLDMCRTTLNVTGDLAAAVYVSRGEPNVDTEAELEPRSSAS from the coding sequence ATGAAGCAGCACCAGAAGATGCTCCTGGGCATCGTCATCGGCACCGTGGCGGGCATCGCCGCCAACCTCGCGGCGGGAGGGACGCCCTGGCTCGAGTGGGTGGTGGCGAACATCACCGGGCTGGCGGGGCAGCTCTTCCTCCGGCTGCTGCTGATGCTGGTGGTGCCGCTGCTCTTCTCCGCCCTCGTGATGGGCGTGTGCGAGCTGGACCTCAAGCAGCTGGGCCGGCTGGGCCTGAAGACCATGGGCTACACCGTGGTCATCTCCAGCATCGCGGTGCTCATCGGCCTGGTGCTGGTGAACACGCTCAAACCGGGCGTGGGGCTGAGTGACGAGGCGCGCGCGCTGGCGATGAAGGGCACCTCGGTGCAGGCGGCCCCCGCGCCGAGCAGCACCTCGGTGCCCTCGCTGATCGCCGCCATGGTGCCCAGCAACCCGCTGAAGGCGGCGGCGGACGGGGACATGATCGCCCTCATCGTCTTCTCGCTCATCTTCGGCCTGGGGCTGGCGCTGACGGACACCCCGGCGGCCAGGCACCTGCGCGAGACGATCCAGGGCCTGCACGACGTGATGATGAAGCTCATCGATGGGGTGCTGAAGCTGGCGCCCATCGGCGTGGCGGCACTGCTCTTCAGCATGATGGCGCGCCTGGGCATGGGCGTGCTGATGCAGGTGGCGTCCTACGTGGGCGTGGTGCTGCTGGCGCTCGGGCTGCACATGTTCGTCGTGTACTCGCTGTCGGTGCGCTTCCTCGGCGGGCGCAACCCGGTGGCCTTCTTCCGCGACTGCCGCCTGGCCATCGTCACCGCCTTCTCCACGGCGTCCTCCAGCGCCACGCTGCCCACCGCGCTCAAGGTGGCCGAGGAGAACCTCAAGCTGCCGCGCAACGTGTCGCGCTTCGTGCTCACCGCCGGCTCGGCGATGAACCAGAACGGCACCGCGCTCTTCGAGGGCGTCACCGTGCTCTTCCTGGCGCAGGTGTTCGGCGTGCAGCTGAGCCTGCCGGATCAGGCCGTCGTGATGTTCATCTGCGTGCTGGCGGGCATCGGCACCGCGGGCGTGCCGGCCGGCTCCATCCCCGTCATCGCGATGATTCTGGGCATGTTCAAGATTCCCCCCGAGGGGCTCGCGCTGGTGCTGGGCGTGGACCGCTTCCTGGACATGTGCCGCACCACGCTCAACGTGACGGGAGACCTCGCGGCCGCCGTCTACGTGTCCCGGGGTGAGCCCAATGTGGATACCGAGGCCGAGCTGGAGCCCAGGTCGTCCGCCTCCTGA
- a CDS encoding DNA-methyltransferase has translation MNPHDELETFRCVRADSREPGGYRAVLGEAKATFLHTDPPYCLLTRRRKGGDLRDPRANKKIDRNPIVRFETVRDYRVFTEEWMTHAVAHLTPDAPMAIWTNLLGKEPILAVARSLGFHHLRGEYVWGKRTTEKNANEQLLRVYEVALVLSRTPAPELEPGGLPTVWAVVGGYDDDAEAARWGNHPHHKPFSVLEPLVRTWSRPGDWVLDPFAGSGSMPAAALRLGRRAACLEVEPEWAERVNRRLRETAGERARGAGVQRETAATADDVSATGNRR, from the coding sequence ATGAATCCTCACGACGAGCTCGAGACCTTCCGCTGCGTGCGGGCCGATTCGCGGGAGCCCGGCGGTTACCGGGCCGTGCTGGGAGAGGCGAAGGCCACCTTCCTGCATACGGATCCGCCGTATTGCCTGCTCACGCGGCGGCGCAAGGGGGGAGACCTGCGGGATCCCCGGGCGAACAAGAAGATCGATCGCAACCCCATCGTGCGCTTCGAGACGGTGCGCGACTACCGCGTCTTCACCGAGGAGTGGATGACGCACGCGGTGGCGCACCTGACGCCGGACGCGCCGATGGCCATCTGGACGAACCTGCTGGGCAAGGAGCCCATTCTCGCGGTGGCCCGCTCGTTGGGCTTCCACCACCTGCGGGGCGAGTACGTCTGGGGCAAGCGCACCACGGAGAAGAACGCCAACGAGCAGCTGCTGCGCGTCTACGAGGTGGCGCTGGTGCTCTCGCGCACGCCCGCGCCGGAGCTGGAGCCGGGTGGCCTGCCCACCGTCTGGGCGGTGGTGGGCGGCTACGACGACGACGCGGAGGCGGCCCGTTGGGGCAACCATCCCCACCACAAGCCCTTCTCCGTGCTGGAGCCGTTGGTGCGTACGTGGAGCCGGCCGGGGGACTGGGTGTTGGACCCGTTCGCGGGCAGTGGCTCCATGCCGGCGGCGGCGCTGCGGTTGGGGCGCAGGGCGGCGTGCCTGGAGGTGGAGCCCGAGTGGGCCGAGCGGGTGAACCGGCGGCTGCGTGAGACGGCGGGTGAACGGGCCAGGGGCGCGGGAGTCCAGCGGGAGACGGCCGCCACCGCCGATGATGTATCCGCCACGGGGAATCGCCGGTAG